The genomic window AGTACTCGCACCTGTGCCTCGGCATGCCCAGCGACAAGAGCCAGGGTGTTGCGCTGTACACCGACAACCGCAAAATGCACAACGAGGACCGGTTCCTGTTGGGCACCAACAGCCAGATCAACTACCTCCAGGCACAGGGCCGCACCTTCGCCGACGAGAAGTTCGACTACGTCATCCACCACCAGTTCGGCGCGGCCGCGATCCCGTGGATGAACGCGATCTGTGAGCGCGAGTTCGGCACCCCGATGCCGCCGGATCTGCGGGTCATCGAGAAGTACGGAAACACCTCGACCACTTCGCATTTCATCGTCCTGCACGATCAGCTCAGCGAGCAGAACATCCCGGCGGGCTCGAAACTGCTGATGATTCCCGCCGCCTCCGGCATCGTGACCGGCTTCCTGTCCACCACCATCTCGTCTCTGAAGGTCTGAGGTCAGCCATGGGCGTTCGCATCAAATCGGTCGGTATCAGTCGCGACACGCAGAGCAGTGTGGAGAACAGTGGTCGTGCCGCGAAGCAGAGCCTGGAGCGGGCCGGGGTTCGTCCGGACCAGGTCGGCGTGCTGATCAACGCCGGTGTCTTCCGTGACTCCAACACCGTCGAACCGGCTGTTTCCGCGCTGATCCAGAAGGCGGCGGGCATCGGCCTCGAATACGCCAAGGACGACCCGCGGACCTTCTCCTTCGACCTGATGAACGGTGCCACCGGCGTGCTCAACGCGGTCCAGGTGGCCACCGCCATCCTGGCAACCGGCAGTGCCGAGCACGTGCTCATCGTCGCCGGGGACGGTCACCCGTCGATGACCCGCTCGGCCGCCACCGACGACTTCCCTTACGCCACTTCGGGAGCCGCGCTGCTGCTGGAGCACACCGACGAGCCGGACGGCTTCGGCCGGGTGCACACGGTGAACGGCGAGGGCACCCCCGCGGTCGAGGCCTATGTCGACACAGCCACCATGGGCAGCGTCGGACGCGGGGTGATGACGGTCGTGCGCGAGCCGGACTTCGCGGATCGGCTGCTGAGCGTGGCGATCGAGGCGGCGCGGGCCGCGCTCGCCGAGTCCGGGCACAGCGACCTGGCCGGTACGGCGCTCATCGCCTCGACGCCGACCGCCGAGTTCCCGAAGCAGCTTGCGGATGCCCTTGGCATCAGCCAGAATTCGGTGCGCACGCCGGACCTGGCCGACGGCGACCCGCACACCGCGGCGCTGCCGCAGGCCTATGACCGGGCGGTCGTGGCGGACACCATGAAAGAGTTCACCCATGTGCTGTTCGTCGCGGCGGGCGCTGGCCCGTCGGCGGCGGCGGTGTTGTACCGGTTGCCCGCGTTCGCCGGGGCGGTTGCGTGACGTCGGCAACCTACTGGGCGGCCATCGACCGGTTCCGTGCGTTCGCGCGCACGGAACCGGATCGGGAAGCGGTGATCTATCCCGACGCGACGAAATCCGCTGACCTGCCGACCTATCGGCACGTCAGCTACCGCGAGCTCGATGACTGGTCCGAGGCGATCGCCGAGCGGCTCACCGCGGCCGGCGTCGGGGCGGGCACCCGCACCATCGTGCTGGTGCTGCCGAGCCCGGAGTTGTACGCGATCCTGTTCGGGCTGTTGAAGATCGGCGCCGTGCCCGTGGTGATCGACCCGGGCATGGGCTTGCGCAAGATGGTGCACTGCTTGCGCGCGGTCGAGGCGGAAGCGTTCATCGGCATTCCGCCCGCGCACGCCGTGCGGGTGTTGTTCCGGCGCAGCTTCCGCAAGGTGCGCACCACGGTGACCGTCGGCAGGCGCTGGTTCTGGCGCGGCGAGCGGCTGGCGGCCTGGGGTACCCGGCCGACCGGCGTCGCGCCCGAGCGCGTGCCCGCCGCCGCGGACGATGTGCTCGTCATCGGATTCACCACCGGCAGTACCGGACCAGCCAAAGCGGTCGAACTGACCCACGGCAACCTCGCATCGATGGTCGAGCAGGTGCATATGGCCCGTGGCGAGGTCGCGCCGGAGACGTCGCTGATCACGTTGCCGCTGGTCGGGATTCTCGATCTACTGCTCGGATCGCGGTGTGTGCTACCGCCGTTGATCCCGAGCAAGGTCGGCTCCACCGATCCGGCGCATGTCGCGCACGCCATCGAGAAGTTCGGTGTGCGGACGATGTTCGCCTCGCCCGCTCTGCTGATCCCGCTGCTGCGCCATCTCGAGCAGCACCCGATCGAGCTGAAAACCTTGGGCAGCATCTACTCCGGTGGCGCGCCGGTGCCGGACTGGTGCATCGCCGGGCTGCGCGAGGTGCTGGCCGAGGACGTGCGGATCTATGCCGGGTATGGCTCCACCGAGGCCTTACCGATGTCGCTCATCGAATCCCGGGAACTGTTCGACGGTCTGGTCGATCGGACGCACCGCGGCGAGGGCACCTGCATCGGACGTCCGGCCGACAAGATCGAGGCGCGAATCGTCGCCATCACCGACGACCCGATCCCCACCTGGACGCGAGTCGCGGAGCTGGCCGGTGAGCTCGAAAACTCACGCGGCATCGGCGAACTCGTCGTCTCCGGCCCGAACGTCAGTACGCACTACTACTGGCCGGAGGAGGCGAACCGGCAAGGCAAGATTGTCGACGGGGACCGGATCTGGCATCGCACCGGCGATCTCGCGTGGATCGATGCCGAGGGCCGAATCTGGTTCTGCGGGCGCAAGAGTCAGCGAGTCGTTACGGCGAACGGCCCGATGTTCACCGTCCAGGTGGAGCAGATCTTCAATACCGTTGCGGGGGTGGCGCGGACGGCGCTGGTCGGCGTCGGTGCGCGTGGGGCGCAGCGACCGGTGCTGTGCGTCGAGCTGAAGCCCGATGCCGACGCTGCGACCGTCGAAGCCGCATTGCGGGCTCGGGGTGCGGAGTTCGATCTCACCCGGCGGATCGCCGATTTTCTGGTTCATCCTTCGTTCCCGGTCGATATCCGGCACAACGCCAAGATCGGGCGGGAGCAGCTGTCGCAGTGGGCGGCGAAGCAGATCGGAACGGACGCGCAGCGATGAAAACAACGGCATTGCGGGCGATTCCCGTTCTCGGCTGGTTGTACCTGGTCGGTGGGATTGTGGCGGTCGCGACGGATCGGGTGCCCGAAAGCCGGGTGCTGCGCGCCGCGTGGTGGATCGACGCATTCCTCAGTGTCGTGGTGCACGCGGCCCAGATCCGGCCCGCGCTCCGTGCGGCGGCGGGTTCCGGCCGCTCCCCCATCGAGACCGCCGTATTGACGCAGATCTTCGGAATGACCTGGTGGCGAACGCAGGAGAAGCGATGAGCAAGGTGCTGGTAACGGGTGCGTCCGGGTTTCTCGGCGGCGCGCTCGTGCGCAGGCTGGTCCGCGACGGCGAGCACGATGTGTCGATTCTGGTGCGGCGCACCAGCAATCTGACCGACCTCGGCGCCGACGTCGACCGGGTGCAGCTGGTCTACGGCGATCTCACCGATCAGGCGTCGCTGGTGCAGGCAACCAATGGCGTGGATATCGTGTTCCACAGTGCCGCCCGAGTGGACGAGCGCGGAACGCGCCAACAGTTCTGGGACGAGAACGTGCGAGCGACCGAACTGCTGCTGGAGGCGGCGCGGCGCGGCGGCGCTTCCCGGTTCGTCTTCATCTCCAGCCCGAGCGCGCTGATGGACCGCGACGGCGGCGATCAGCTCGACGTCGACGAATCGATCCCCTATCCGCAGCGCTACCTGAACCTCTATTCGGAAACCAAGGCGGCCGCGGAACGCGCCGTATTGGCCGCCAACACCACCGGTTTCACCACTTGCGCGCTGCGGCCGCGGGCGATCTGGGGTGCGGGCGACCGGTCCGGGCCGATCGTGCGGTTGCTCGGCCGGACCGGCACCGGGAAACTGCCGGATATCTCGTTCGGTCGCACGGTGTACGCGTCACTGTGCCACGTCGACAACATCGTCGACGCGTGCGTAAAGGCGGCCGCCTCGGATGCGGTGGGCGGCAAGGCCTATTTCGTCGCGGAC from Nocardia iowensis includes these protein-coding regions:
- a CDS encoding fatty acid CoA ligase family protein, whose amino-acid sequence is MTSATYWAAIDRFRAFARTEPDREAVIYPDATKSADLPTYRHVSYRELDDWSEAIAERLTAAGVGAGTRTIVLVLPSPELYAILFGLLKIGAVPVVIDPGMGLRKMVHCLRAVEAEAFIGIPPAHAVRVLFRRSFRKVRTTVTVGRRWFWRGERLAAWGTRPTGVAPERVPAAADDVLVIGFTTGSTGPAKAVELTHGNLASMVEQVHMARGEVAPETSLITLPLVGILDLLLGSRCVLPPLIPSKVGSTDPAHVAHAIEKFGVRTMFASPALLIPLLRHLEQHPIELKTLGSIYSGGAPVPDWCIAGLREVLAEDVRIYAGYGSTEALPMSLIESRELFDGLVDRTHRGEGTCIGRPADKIEARIVAITDDPIPTWTRVAELAGELENSRGIGELVVSGPNVSTHYYWPEEANRQGKIVDGDRIWHRTGDLAWIDAEGRIWFCGRKSQRVVTANGPMFTVQVEQIFNTVAGVARTALVGVGARGAQRPVLCVELKPDADAATVEAALRARGAEFDLTRRIADFLVHPSFPVDIRHNAKIGREQLSQWAAKQIGTDAQR
- a CDS encoding NAD-dependent epimerase/dehydratase family protein, which encodes MSKVLVTGASGFLGGALVRRLVRDGEHDVSILVRRTSNLTDLGADVDRVQLVYGDLTDQASLVQATNGVDIVFHSAARVDERGTRQQFWDENVRATELLLEAARRGGASRFVFISSPSALMDRDGGDQLDVDESIPYPQRYLNLYSETKAAAERAVLAANTTGFTTCALRPRAIWGAGDRSGPIVRLLGRTGTGKLPDISFGRTVYASLCHVDNIVDACVKAAASDAVGGKAYFVADAEKTNVWEFLGSVAAGLGYQPPTRKPNPKVINAVVAVIETIWRIPAVATRWSPPLSRYAVALMTRSATYDTTAATRDFGYRPIVDRDSGLTTFLAWLETQGGAVELTRNLR